One window from the genome of Emys orbicularis isolate rEmyOrb1 chromosome 10, rEmyOrb1.hap1, whole genome shotgun sequence encodes:
- the LOC135885060 gene encoding sperm axonemal maintenance protein CFAP97D1-like, with the protein MSRGYQPILPAASRYLQEKWDKAAYRQHRSKVDSASPAVDTQGPQPPSHLQLNLKRMQLDREHQAVRERDDCIRSARLVAIVQSTGRVDNWNSYSVCSLSSERRRRELAQIGVENQRLVGRLRQQQSEYAREPWERHWERVELIRNSIARHPRSMRALQAGQRASPRSPEEILWKDTQS; encoded by the exons ATGTCCCGAGGTTACCAGCCCATCTTACCTGCTGCGAGCAGGTACCTGCAGGAGAAATGGGACAAGGCAGCCTATCGCCAGCACAGGAGCAAG GTGGATTCGGCTTCCCCAGCCGTGGACACCCAAGGACCGCAGCCCCCCAGCCACCTGCAGCTCAACCTGAAAAGGATGCAG CTAGACAGAGAGCACCAGGCCGTTAGAGAAAGAGACGACTGCATTCGCTCGGCCAGGCTGGTCGCCATTGTGCAGTCCACGGGGCGCGTGGACAACTGGAATAGCTACAGTGTATGCAG cctgaGCAGTGAGAGGCGTCGCCGGGAGCTGGCGCAGATCGGGGTGGAGAACCAGCGGCTCGTGGGGCGGCTGAGGCAGCAGCAGTCGGAGTACGCCCGGGAGCCCTGGGAGCGCCACTGGGAGAGGGTGGAGCTCATCCGCAACAGCATCGCCCGCCACCCCCGCAGCATGCGGGCCCTGCAG gCAGGCCAGAGAGCCTCCCCCAGGAGCCCCGAGGAGATCCTCTGGAAAGACACCCAGTCTTGA